The following are encoded in a window of Borrelia coriaceae genomic DNA:
- a CDS encoding variable large family protein translates to MKINIKNIRVRSICATLFISLFLSCNNGVIEELEKRNIFLSSLANLGNDFLNIFTSFGDTIGSSLGFNAETKKSGVRDYFKKVHDTVKSTKDKLEKLVADMKTKDNPNATETEAAVTALNEKLTKIIEGAKTVSDAIGDIAKQLIANVADQRSPAGVKGDNIDSIVTGIKSIVEVVLKDNGSAQAGDTNGPVKDGDGQAGTARGSSIGTDGDARHLFANNQAGAAVTNTAKAAKDAAKVVGAVTGADILKAMIQDSGNASKLASNNDSDHTNIVTTITNTGDAEIAGGIALRAMAKNGTFASVASIPVGTKKAIEDAAVSAITKTLNILTIAIRKTVDKGFKTVKDAMKLGDHDSSLTADKGGAS, encoded by the coding sequence ATGAAAATAAATATTAAAAATATAAGAGTAAGAAGTATTTGTGCAACATTATTTATCTCTTTGTTTCTTTCTTGCAATAATGGAGTAATAGAAGAACTTGAGAAGAGAAATATTTTCTTATCTTCACTAGCTAATTTAGGTAATGATTTCTTAAATATTTTCACTTCTTTTGGTGATACAATTGGTAGTTCATTAGGGTTTAATGCTGAAACTAAAAAGTCTGGTGTTAGAGATTATTTTAAGAAAGTACATGATACTGTAAAGAGTACTAAAGATAAGCTTGAGAAACTTGTTGCTGATATGAAAACCAAAGATAATCCTAATGCTACTGAAACAGAGGCTGCTGTCACAGCTTTAAATGAAAAACTTACTAAGATAATAGAGGGGGCTAAAACTGTTAGTGATGCTATTGGTGATATTGCTAAACAATTAATTGCTAATGTTGCTGATCAAAGATCTCCTGCAGGCGTTAAAGGGGATAATATTGATAGTATAGTAACAGGAATTAAAAGTATTGTAGAGGTGGTACTTAAAGATAACGGAAGTGCTCAGGCTGGTGATACTAATGGTCCTGTTAAAGATGGTGATGGTCAAGCTGGTACGGCAAGAGGTTCTAGTATTGGGACGGATGGTGATGCGAGACATTTATTTGCTAATAATCAGGCAGGTGCTGCTGTTACTAATACTGCAAAAGCCGCAAAAGATGCAGCTAAGGTCGTTGGAGCAGTAACTGGTGCTGATATCCTAAAAGCTATGATTCAGGATAGTGGTAATGCTTCTAAATTAGCTTCTAATAATGATTCTGATCATACTAATATTGTTACTACTATTACTAATACTGGAGATGCAGAAATAGCGGGAGGAATAGCATTGAGAGCAATGGCTAAGAATGGTACATTTGCTAGTGTTGCAAGTATTCCTGTTGGTACAAAGAAAGCAATAGAGGATGCAGCAGTAAGTGCAATAACTAAAACATTAAATATTTTAACTATAGCAATAAGAAAAACAGTTGATAAGGGATTTAAAACTGTTAAAGATGCTATGAAACTTGGCGATCATGATTCTTCTTTAACTGCTGATAAGGGGGGTGCTTCATAG
- a CDS encoding type ISP restriction/modification enzyme, which yields MKSTINNFNHKRYWDIYCAILSSNIYGTKFNEFLRIDFAKIIFVDSVNLFEKLSKLGMNLINAQLFRNLIDLDKSVGVHISKVNEKCIVEKVEYLKDKKELIYSDNCKFINVPFKVYEFSIGTYRVLKNYLRLRKGRELSNDEIEHLENVIRVINYTFDIQEQIDLIICNLQEFGSESNLSSLSLVS from the coding sequence ATGAAAAGTACCATAAACAATTTCAACCACAAGAGATATTGGGATATATATTGTGCAATATTAAGTTCAAATATCTATGGAACAAAATTCAATGAGTTTTTAAGAATTGACTTTGCAAAAATCATTTTTGTAGATTCAGTGAACCTATTTGAAAAACTTAGTAAATTAGGAATGAATCTAATTAATGCACAATTATTTAGAAATTTAATTGATTTAGATAAGAGTGTTGGGGTTCATATATCAAAAGTCAATGAAAAATGTATTGTAGAAAAAGTTGAATACTTGAAAGACAAAAAAGAACTTATTTATAGTGATAATTGTAAATTTATAAATGTGCCTTTTAAGGTATATGAATTTAGTATTGGTACTTATAGAGTGCTTAAAAATTATCTTAGATTAAGAAAGGGAAGAGAATTAAGTAATGATGAAATTGAACACCTTGAAAATGTGATTAGGGTAATTAATTATACGTTTGATATTCAAGAACAGATTGATTTAATAATTTGTAATTTACAAGAATTTGGTAGTGAGAGCAACTTGTCAAGTTTGTCATTGGTAAGTTAG
- a CDS encoding variable large family protein, with amino-acid sequence MKINIKNIRLKSICATLLISIFLSCNNGIEELEKRNQFLSSLAKLGNDFLSVFTSFGDSLGGVLAFDKTTPKSKVGEYFKNIHDTVKDTKGKLEKLVADMKDKGNPNAESAEAAVKKLISEKLDEMIKGAETISEALKGVDAGELIGNVAAQTQGGVAGDIDNLLNGIKGIVEVVLKEGNSEAGDNNKAEDLAARNNNGAIKLFASDNSEVDESNTKKLAVDASKSVGAVTGADILQAMIKGNGAAVKLAKNNANNASNVDGVSAPKDAEVAGAIALRAMAKSGKFANANNTDTGGVIAATIKGAAISAVTKALDTLTIAIRKTIDTGLKTVKEAMKINPEATPVTTESITVTK; translated from the coding sequence ATGAAAATAAATATTAAAAATATTAGATTAAAAAGTATTTGTGCAACGTTACTTATCTCTATATTCCTTTCTTGTAATAATGGAATCGAAGAACTTGAGAAGCGAAATCAATTCTTATCCTCACTTGCTAAGTTAGGTAATGACTTCTTATCTGTTTTTACTTCTTTTGGGGATTCACTTGGTGGTGTTTTAGCTTTTGATAAGACTACTCCAAAATCTAAGGTTGGTGAGTACTTTAAGAATATTCATGATACTGTAAAAGACACTAAAGGTAAGCTTGAAAAACTTGTAGCGGATATGAAGGATAAAGGCAATCCTAATGCTGAATCTGCAGAGGCAGCAGTAAAAAAATTAATTAGTGAAAAACTTGATGAGATGATTAAAGGAGCTGAGACTATTAGTGAGGCTTTAAAAGGTGTTGATGCTGGTGAACTAATTGGTAATGTTGCTGCTCAGACTCAAGGTGGTGTTGCTGGAGATATTGATAATTTACTTAATGGGATTAAAGGTATAGTGGAGGTAGTACTTAAAGAAGGAAATTCTGAAGCGGGGGATAATAATAAAGCTGAAGATCTTGCTGCAAGAAATAATAATGGTGCAATTAAATTATTTGCTTCTGATAATTCGGAGGTCGATGAATCTAATACAAAAAAATTAGCAGTAGATGCCTCTAAATCAGTAGGAGCCGTAACTGGTGCCGATATTTTGCAGGCCATGATTAAAGGTAATGGTGCTGCTGTCAAGTTAGCTAAAAATAATGCCAACAACGCATCTAATGTTGATGGTGTTTCTGCTCCTAAAGATGCAGAAGTTGCAGGAGCTATAGCATTAAGAGCTATGGCTAAGAGTGGTAAATTTGCCAATGCTAATAATACTGATACTGGAGGGGTTATTGCTGCTACAATTAAAGGAGCAGCAATAAGTGCAGTTACTAAAGCATTAGACACACTCACTATTGCAATAAGGAAAACAATTGATACAGGACTTAAAACTGTTAAAGAGGCAATGAAAATTAATCCTGAAGCTACTCCTGTAACTACAGAATCTATTACTGTTACTAAATAA
- a CDS encoding variable large family protein, with amino-acid sequence MYATLFIFLFLSCNNGVIEELEKKKSFADYLINIGHNFQEIFGSFGNDIGDALGFSVVKPEDNRSKVKEHFEKIKKGLEDTNNKLKELSGKISGAKNADESTIKIINGAIKGASDVFEQLIAALTKLASASGSTAIGDANTGSAAVGADKGSVDTVIESVKMIVSVADKSGVRVDKGTSGGAVNATAQTDATAILSGTANAQAGPKLASQVVQADPWAMVYKIKDSITNSAQLTGNDKDAGALATGAATANNNGAGAKTNADLAAAVALKAMTKGGKFSVNAGSGEAEAVKGAAANAVNKVLGVVDWIIRKTVVSNLDKIGKSLKGIKYSETTGEAIESSTANN; translated from the coding sequence ATTTATGCAACGTTATTTATTTTTCTATTCCTTTCTTGTAATAATGGAGTAATAGAAGAACTTGAAAAGAAAAAGTCTTTTGCTGATTATCTTATCAATATAGGTCATAACTTTCAAGAAATATTCGGTTCCTTTGGGAATGATATTGGCGATGCTTTGGGATTTAGTGTTGTTAAACCTGAAGATAATAGAAGTAAAGTAAAAGAACACTTTGAAAAGATAAAAAAAGGATTAGAAGATACTAATAACAAATTAAAAGAGTTATCAGGTAAAATTTCTGGAGCAAAAAATGCTGATGAGAGTACAATTAAAATTATTAATGGTGCAATTAAAGGGGCAAGTGATGTTTTTGAGCAACTAATTGCTGCCCTAACTAAACTTGCTAGTGCTTCTGGTAGTACTGCTATTGGTGATGCCAACACTGGTTCTGCTGCTGTTGGTGCTGATAAGGGTAGTGTTGATACAGTAATTGAAAGTGTAAAAATGATTGTTAGCGTAGCGGATAAGTCTGGAGTAAGGGTTGATAAGGGAACTTCTGGTGGGGCAGTAAATGCTACTGCTCAGACTGATGCTACTGCTATACTTAGTGGTACTGCTAATGCCCAGGCTGGTCCTAAACTAGCATCTCAAGTTGTTCAAGCAGATCCATGGGCAATGGTATATAAAATTAAAGATTCTATCACTAATTCTGCTCAGCTTACTGGTAATGATAAAGATGCTGGAGCATTAGCGACTGGTGCGGCTACTGCTAACAATAATGGTGCAGGTGCTAAAACTAATGCAGATCTAGCAGCTGCTGTTGCACTAAAGGCCATGACTAAGGGTGGTAAGTTTAGTGTTAATGCTGGTTCTGGTGAAGCTGAAGCAGTTAAAGGAGCAGCTGCTAATGCTGTAAATAAGGTACTAGGAGTAGTTGATTGGATAATTAGGAAAACAGTAGTAAGCAATTTAGATAAGATAGGAAAATCACTTAAAGGAATCAAATATTCTGAGACTACTGGTGAAGCTATAGAGAGTAGTACTGCTAATAATTAA
- a CDS encoding variable large family protein: MKINIKNRIKSICATLFISLFLSCNNGIEELQKQRDSILSISNLRQNFLDIFTSFSDMFTDAFGITTETTKKQVGEHLGKVGDAVQAVKGKLENIKADENFDLIKDKAESIIIKAIETLGKIVEGTNKIKVATKDANGPIGGHTTDNQSAVQAIKASVEGLVEGISMIYRTAKEANIDSKGEAKKTITNVQAVGKLFGTNSEVNGGNGSELKAAHIALTAVSGADILAAIDAVKDQSGVPGNIDAATNAFEMAIANASGANNITGDVNTNASAIAAGIALKAMAQNGKLATVATHAPGKEVNALLIETVTKTLNELLSTIRRTVDKCLKDVSDLIK; the protein is encoded by the coding sequence ATGAAAATAAATATTAAAAATAGAATAAAAAGTATTTGTGCAACATTATTTATCTCTCTATTCCTTTCTTGTAATAATGGGATAGAAGAACTTCAAAAGCAAAGGGATTCTATACTCTCTATATCTAATTTAAGACAAAATTTCTTAGATATCTTTACTTCCTTTTCTGATATGTTTACTGATGCTTTTGGTATTACTACAGAGACAACTAAGAAGCAAGTTGGAGAACATTTAGGTAAAGTTGGTGATGCGGTTCAAGCAGTTAAAGGTAAATTAGAGAACATAAAGGCAGATGAGAATTTTGATTTAATAAAAGATAAAGCTGAGAGCATAATTATTAAAGCAATTGAGACTTTGGGAAAGATAGTTGAAGGAACAAATAAAATTAAGGTAGCTACTAAAGATGCTAATGGTCCAATTGGTGGTCATACTACTGATAATCAGAGTGCAGTTCAGGCAATTAAAGCCAGTGTGGAAGGTCTTGTTGAAGGAATTAGTATGATCTATAGGACAGCAAAGGAAGCTAATATTGATTCAAAAGGAGAGGCTAAGAAAACGATTACTAACGTTCAAGCAGTTGGAAAGCTTTTTGGTACTAATAGTGAAGTTAATGGTGGTAATGGGAGTGAATTAAAAGCAGCTCATATAGCATTAACTGCTGTTAGTGGTGCAGATATATTAGCAGCAATTGACGCAGTTAAGGATCAAAGTGGTGTTCCTGGCAATATTGATGCAGCAACAAATGCTTTTGAAATGGCAATTGCTAATGCCAGTGGTGCTAATAATATTACTGGTGATGTTAATACAAATGCATCAGCAATTGCAGCAGGGATAGCATTAAAAGCTATGGCTCAGAATGGTAAATTAGCAACTGTTGCTACTCATGCGCCAGGAAAGGAAGTGAATGCATTATTAATAGAGACAGTTACTAAAACTTTAAATGAGCTGTTATCTACTATAAGAAGAACAGTTGATAAATGTTTAAAAGATGTTAGTGATTTGATAAAGTAG
- a CDS encoding variable large family protein, whose amino-acid sequence MKINIKDIKIKSICATLFISLFLSCNNGIEELERQRDSILSISNLRQGFLDIFTSFGDMLGGVLGIKADTKKSEIGDYFTNIANTMKKVKDKLISEIANNENYAKVKTVVDKFITGTLDKIAEGSKIVAVGAGDSGIIGDAEQNKDAVAADTASVKAIVKGIKAIVDMVLKDKGNADANATKDADKANIGKLFTKTNDGNRADNAAAQLAAASIGAITGADILQAIIKSKENPNADGINGIENAKDAAEIAIAPAVDNKKAINQEEAKKDAVLAAGIALRAMAKNGKFAVKNTEGDAVKTINSAAASAVTKALNTLNIAIRNTVDSGLRKISEALAAVKQGSSICRIC is encoded by the coding sequence ATGAAAATAAATATTAAAGATATTAAGATAAAAAGTATTTGTGCAACATTATTTATCTCTTTATTCCTTTCTTGTAATAATGGAATAGAAGAACTTGAGAGGCAAAGAGATTCTATACTCTCTATATCTAATTTAAGACAAGGATTCTTAGATATTTTTACTTCCTTTGGCGATATGCTTGGTGGTGTTTTAGGTATTAAAGCTGATACTAAAAAATCAGAGATTGGTGATTATTTTACTAATATTGCTAACACTATGAAAAAAGTTAAAGATAAATTGATATCTGAAATTGCTAATAATGAAAATTATGCAAAGGTAAAGACAGTTGTTGATAAGTTTATTACTGGTACATTAGATAAGATTGCGGAAGGTTCTAAAATAGTAGCTGTTGGGGCTGGAGATAGCGGTATTATTGGAGATGCTGAGCAAAATAAAGATGCTGTAGCAGCAGATACTGCAAGCGTAAAAGCTATTGTTAAGGGGATTAAGGCTATTGTTGATATGGTATTAAAAGATAAGGGGAATGCAGATGCTAATGCTACTAAAGATGCTGACAAGGCAAATATTGGCAAGTTATTTACTAAGACTAATGATGGTAATAGAGCTGATAATGCGGCAGCACAATTAGCTGCAGCTTCAATCGGAGCAATAACAGGTGCTGACATCTTGCAAGCTATAATTAAATCTAAAGAAAATCCTAATGCTGATGGTATTAATGGAATTGAAAACGCTAAAGATGCTGCTGAGATTGCTATAGCTCCAGCTGTTGATAATAAAAAAGCAATTAACCAGGAAGAAGCAAAGAAAGATGCAGTACTAGCAGCAGGAATAGCATTAAGAGCTATGGCTAAGAATGGTAAATTTGCTGTTAAAAATACTGAAGGTGATGCTGTAAAGACAATTAATAGTGCAGCAGCAAGTGCAGTAACTAAAGCATTAAATACTCTAAATATAGCAATCAGAAATACTGTTGATAGTGGTTTAAGAAAGATAAGTGAAGCATTGGCAGCAGTTAAACAAGGAAGCTCCATCTGCAGAATTTGTTAA
- a CDS encoding variable large family protein — MKINIENISLKSICAILFISLFLSCNNSGEESLADKGVGKGLNDIIADSRKVFLDAFLSFGDLLKDTFGITATTTKSDIGGYFNKISETMKMVQEKLTSEIVEKAHYSKVKDEVNEFIGKLTKIEEGAKKAVKGATDSEVIGGVVKADAAGDSPSVESVKNLVEGIKGIVDGLVLKEGNAQTDKTDPAGTDKEDIGRLFGAQTSANQGAEAKHTAAASASIGAVSGADILKAIADVKFDAKKNGKVNEANDAAALALAKGTGSGGDEKLGAAKKDAIIAAGIALRAMANKGKFIVKEADAKKTEAEGAKGVASSAVNKTLSTLIIAIRNAVDTGLNKINEVLAMVKQEDKFIEATTSGQ, encoded by the coding sequence ATGAAAATAAATATTGAAAATATTAGCTTAAAAAGTATTTGTGCAATATTATTTATCTCTTTATTCCTTTCTTGTAATAATTCAGGAGAGGAAAGTTTAGCAGATAAGGGAGTTGGAAAAGGATTAAATGACATAATTGCAGATTCAAGAAAGGTATTTTTAGACGCGTTTTTATCTTTTGGAGACCTACTAAAAGACACATTTGGTATTACTGCAACTACTACAAAATCAGATATTGGTGGTTATTTCAATAAAATATCAGAGACTATGAAAATGGTTCAAGAGAAATTGACATCTGAAATTGTTGAGAAGGCTCATTACTCAAAAGTAAAAGATGAGGTTAACGAATTTATTGGAAAATTAACAAAAATAGAAGAGGGTGCAAAGAAAGCTGTTAAAGGGGCTACTGATTCTGAAGTAATTGGTGGGGTTGTAAAAGCTGATGCTGCTGGAGATAGTCCTAGTGTAGAAAGTGTAAAAAATTTAGTTGAGGGTATCAAGGGAATTGTTGATGGGCTAGTCTTAAAAGAAGGAAATGCACAAACAGATAAGACTGATCCTGCTGGTACTGACAAGGAAGATATTGGTAGGTTATTTGGGGCTCAAACCTCTGCTAATCAGGGGGCTGAGGCTAAACATACGGCAGCAGCAAGTGCGTCAATTGGGGCAGTAAGTGGAGCTGACATATTAAAAGCTATTGCTGATGTTAAGTTTGATGCTAAGAAAAATGGTAAGGTAAATGAGGCTAACGATGCGGCTGCTCTGGCTTTAGCTAAGGGAACTGGTAGTGGTGGTGATGAAAAGCTTGGTGCAGCAAAGAAAGATGCAATTATTGCGGCTGGGATAGCATTAAGAGCTATGGCTAATAAGGGTAAGTTTATTGTAAAGGAGGCTGACGCAAAGAAGACTGAAGCTGAAGGGGCGAAAGGGGTAGCATCAAGTGCGGTAAATAAAACTTTAAGTACTCTAATAATTGCAATCAGAAATGCTGTTGATACGGGTTTGAATAAAATCAATGAAGTATTAGCTATGGTTAAACAAGAAGATAAATTTATAGAAGCAACAACTAGTGGACAGTAA
- a CDS encoding complement regulator-acquiring protein, with translation MRRRKLFIFILLIVGLVSCDLNSKLLGKGVGKGAVGEVENIVQGDEGREDIISNGNFAAEVVSSGVIDSVQSGGSIKPKEEDVNKVLVEEVVKVDSVIKGEKEELISAIKKDVNNVRGLVSADKAEVEDESQYGMNDEVFKEVINESNQKPLYDDSNRELRRLFYSSLFYNKEKIKDFVEILKKIESDVKNKGTWIIDIMNAVIEPLQFSFERVINKLEENKDKLDKLSLDDLREVKSKLEEIQLQRLTWRKSVDAIITDYKGKKDGIDSDSEKLISHISEGYKNLITVKIPGMKGVSDKILSLIDKIR, from the coding sequence ATGAGAAGAAGAAAATTATTTATATTTATATTATTAATTGTAGGTTTAGTGTCATGTGATCTAAATTCTAAATTATTGGGTAAAGGAGTGGGCAAAGGTGCTGTAGGAGAGGTTGAAAATATTGTTCAAGGAGATGAAGGAAGAGAAGATATTATTAGTAATGGTAATTTTGCAGCAGAGGTTGTAAGTAGTGGGGTTATAGATAGTGTTCAAAGTGGAGGATCAATAAAACCAAAAGAAGAGGATGTTAATAAAGTTCTTGTTGAAGAGGTGGTCAAAGTAGATTCTGTAATCAAAGGTGAGAAAGAGGAATTAATATCTGCCATTAAAAAAGATGTTAATAATGTTAGGGGCCTAGTAAGTGCAGATAAGGCAGAAGTTGAGGATGAAAGTCAGTATGGTATGAATGATGAAGTGTTTAAAGAAGTAATAAATGAATCTAATCAGAAGCCATTATATGATGATTCTAATAGGGAGTTAAGAAGATTATTTTATTCATCTTTGTTCTATAATAAAGAAAAAATAAAAGATTTTGTAGAAATTCTAAAGAAAATAGAATCGGATGTTAAAAATAAGGGAACATGGATTATAGATATAATGAATGCTGTAATAGAACCTCTTCAATTTAGCTTTGAGAGAGTAATTAATAAGTTAGAAGAGAATAAAGACAAACTAGATAAATTAAGTCTTGATGATTTAAGAGAGGTTAAATCAAAACTTGAAGAGATTCAATTACAAAGATTAACTTGGAGAAAAAGTGTAGATGCTATTATAACAGATTATAAAGGGAAGAAAGATGGTATTGATTCTGATAGTGAAAAATTGATAAGTCATATTAGTGAAGGATATAAAAATCTTATTACAGTTAAGATACCAGGAATGAAAGGAGTGTCTGATAAAATTTTATCTTTAATAGATAAAATTAGGTAA
- a CDS encoding type ISP restriction/modification enzyme, which produces MEFNIIFNTNDIFSIDFEQLKTTPPYYFFVKRNVENKDIYNKGISLEDIFITYNSGLKLVRENVTLDFTKDALLAKLHDFAYLDEQTARDKYKLTQDSRNWKLPIVQQFLKSVNINAKYVKSIVYKPFDVRYTYYTDRKKGIVERSGYSINKHMLSIDDNVALLSTRCLATEVFKHNFVISGGFTATGRCLKENQVSGETCYIFPLFIIEEQKSLLESSMKSNFKETFISFINEKYHKQFQPQEILGYILCNIKFKYLWNKIQ; this is translated from the coding sequence ATAGAGTTTAATATAATCTTCAACACAAATGATATTTTTAGTATTGATTTTGAACAGCTTAAGACTACACCTCCTTATTATTTTTTTGTAAAAAGAAATGTAGAGAATAAAGATATTTATAATAAGGGGATTTCACTTGAAGATATTTTTATCACTTATAACAGCGGATTAAAACTTGTAAGAGAAAATGTGACACTTGATTTTACTAAAGATGCGCTTTTAGCTAAACTGCATGACTTTGCTTATCTTGATGAACAAACTGCTAGAGATAAGTATAAGCTAACTCAAGATTCTAGAAATTGGAAGTTACCAATTGTTCAACAATTTTTAAAATCTGTAAATATCAATGCAAAGTATGTTAAAAGCATAGTTTATAAGCCGTTTGATGTTAGATATACTTACTATACTGATAGAAAAAAAGGTATTGTAGAAAGGTCGGGTTATTCAATTAATAAACATATGTTAAGCATTGATGATAATGTAGCATTGTTATCAACAAGATGTCTAGCAACAGAAGTATTTAAACATAATTTTGTTATTTCAGGTGGTTTTACTGCAACGGGACGATGTTTGAAGGAGAATCAAGTAAGTGGAGAGACTTGTTATATATTCCCATTATTTATTATAGAGGAACAAAAGTCTTTATTAGAAAGTTCAATGAAATCAAATTTTAAAGAAACTTTTATAAGTTTTATTAATGAAAAGTACCATAAACAATTTCAACCACAAGAGATATTGGGATATATATTGTGCAATATTAAGTTCAAATATCTATGGAACAAAATTCAATGA
- a CDS encoding variable large family protein — translation MKLNIKNIRLKSICVTLFISLFLSCNNGIEELQKRNNFLSSLANLGNDFLSVFTSFGDMTGTVLRFNTTTKKSDVGDYFKKVKETVEGVKSKLNTIVENMKSANNPNASTTGSAVNSLVTNILDKIIEGAKTISDAIGSDDKPIANVADQDAGAAGAEVDSLVKGIKNIVNVVLKEGNADAGDENGPVQDSNGTAGSTRSSGGGGTHGDARKLFAKDKAGNDAGDAAKAAKDASKAVGAVTGADILQAIAKNSDSAKLATGTDGSAIKNPKDATIAGAIALRAMAKKGKFSNKSDGDAVVKKAVEDATISAVTKALETLTIAIRKTIDEGLREIKEAMKINPEANPVTSETGVAAK, via the coding sequence ATGAAACTAAATATTAAAAATATTAGATTAAAAAGTATTTGTGTAACATTATTTATCTCTTTATTCCTTTCTTGTAATAATGGGATAGAAGAACTTCAGAAGAGAAATAACTTCTTGTCTTCACTTGCTAATTTAGGTAATGACTTCTTATCTGTCTTTACTTCTTTTGGAGATATGACAGGTACTGTTTTAAGGTTTAATACTACTACCAAAAAATCTGATGTTGGAGATTACTTTAAAAAGGTAAAAGAAACTGTAGAAGGAGTTAAGAGTAAGCTTAATACAATTGTTGAAAACATGAAATCTGCAAATAATCCTAATGCTTCTACAACTGGGAGTGCTGTAAATAGTTTGGTGACTAATATTCTTGATAAGATAATTGAGGGTGCTAAGACCATTAGTGATGCTATTGGTTCTGATGATAAGCCAATTGCTAATGTTGCTGATCAGGATGCAGGTGCTGCTGGTGCTGAAGTTGATAGTTTAGTAAAGGGAATTAAAAATATAGTAAATGTGGTGTTGAAAGAAGGAAATGCTGATGCGGGGGATGAAAATGGTCCTGTTCAAGATAGTAATGGCACTGCTGGTTCTACAAGAAGTTCTGGTGGTGGAGGGACTCATGGTGATGCGAGAAAATTATTTGCCAAAGATAAGGCTGGTAATGATGCTGGTGATGCAGCTAAAGCAGCAAAAGATGCGTCTAAAGCTGTTGGTGCAGTAACTGGTGCTGACATATTACAAGCTATAGCTAAAAATAGTGACTCAGCTAAATTAGCTACAGGTACTGATGGTAGTGCTATTAAGAATCCTAAAGATGCAACTATAGCAGGAGCTATTGCACTGAGAGCAATGGCTAAGAAGGGTAAATTCTCTAATAAATCTGATGGCGATGCTGTTGTAAAGAAAGCGGTAGAGGATGCGACTATAAGTGCAGTTACTAAAGCATTAGAGACCCTCACGATAGCAATAAGAAAGACAATAGATGAAGGGCTTAGAGAAATTAAAGAAGCTATGAAAATTAATCCTGAAGCTAATCCTGTAACTAGTGAAACTGGTGTTGCTGCTAAATAA